A genomic window from Thermosinus carboxydivorans Nor1 includes:
- a CDS encoding M20 metallopeptidase family protein: protein MEQKIHALVKENHEYIVGLRRHFHAHPEIGGQEFATQQKVMAELKAMGLEPRPAAGTGVIAEIKGGKPGKTVAIRADMDALPIQDEVEQPYRSQIPGVCHACGHDGHTAMLLGVAKVFTRLQAELPGNVRLLFQPSEERFPGGALAMIKDGAMAGVDAVIGAHLWQPLDVGTLGITYGPMMASPDEFSITIKGRGGHGSMPHETIDPLYVGAQIVLALKTITGNDINANELAVLSIGVFKSGDAFNIIPDTALLKGTVRTFASHVREKVFSRIEQVCQGICAAAGASFTLEKYFGYPPVVNDPAVAKVVATVGREVLGGDKVIELSPAMVGEDFSYYQEQAPGCFMFVGVGNKEKGIVYPHHHPKFDIDERSLGYGVEIMVRTALRLVEA, encoded by the coding sequence ATGGAACAAAAAATACATGCGCTGGTTAAAGAAAACCATGAATATATTGTCGGGTTGCGGCGCCATTTTCACGCCCATCCCGAAATTGGCGGTCAGGAGTTTGCGACCCAGCAAAAAGTCATGGCTGAACTAAAGGCAATGGGGCTTGAGCCCCGGCCGGCAGCGGGCACTGGCGTTATTGCCGAAATTAAAGGCGGCAAACCAGGTAAGACGGTGGCCATCCGCGCCGACATGGACGCCTTGCCTATTCAGGACGAAGTTGAGCAGCCGTACCGATCGCAAATACCCGGTGTTTGCCATGCCTGCGGCCATGACGGTCATACGGCCATGCTGCTAGGCGTTGCCAAGGTGTTTACCAGGCTGCAAGCAGAACTGCCGGGCAATGTCCGTTTGCTGTTTCAGCCGAGTGAAGAACGGTTCCCCGGCGGGGCGTTGGCTATGATTAAAGACGGCGCCATGGCAGGCGTGGATGCCGTCATTGGCGCCCATCTTTGGCAACCGCTCGACGTCGGCACATTGGGCATTACCTATGGCCCGATGATGGCGTCGCCTGACGAGTTTTCCATTACCATCAAAGGCCGAGGCGGCCATGGTTCGATGCCCCATGAGACGATCGATCCGCTGTATGTGGGCGCGCAAATTGTTCTTGCGCTCAAGACCATTACGGGCAACGACATTAATGCCAACGAACTAGCAGTATTGTCTATTGGCGTCTTTAAGAGCGGCGACGCCTTCAATATCATTCCCGACACGGCGTTGCTAAAGGGGACGGTGCGTACTTTTGCGTCCCATGTGCGGGAAAAAGTTTTCAGCCGCATTGAGCAGGTTTGCCAAGGCATTTGTGCGGCGGCGGGCGCTAGCTTCACACTGGAAAAATATTTCGGCTACCCACCGGTTGTCAACGACCCCGCGGTGGCAAAAGTCGTTGCCACCGTCGGCCGGGAAGTGTTGGGCGGCGATAAAGTGATTGAGCTAAGCCCAGCAATGGTGGGCGAAGACTTCTCCTATTACCAAGAGCAAGCGCCGGGGTGCTTTATGTTCGTCGGTGTTGGCAACAAAGAAAAGGGGATTGTCTATCCCCATCATCACCCCAAATTCGATATTGATGAACGCAGCCTGGGGTACGGGGTAGAGATTATGGTCCGTACGGCCCTCCGGCTGGTGGAGGCCTAA
- a CDS encoding DUF3870 domain-containing protein, producing the protein MSGYGSSTVFVTGVAKPGKDDPIASIYQVFFVSMVVDARTDQIVDAACNTASPMTEGFIRSLLIGHNLAAGVGEMTDAIRRRFFGLVQKALIVALKDAHNKYMMVKKQQLHLGG; encoded by the coding sequence ATGTCTGGATATGGGTCAAGTACCGTCTTCGTTACCGGGGTAGCCAAACCGGGCAAAGACGACCCGATTGCCAGCATCTATCAGGTGTTTTTTGTAAGCATGGTCGTAGATGCCCGGACCGACCAGATCGTCGATGCAGCCTGCAATACCGCCAGTCCGATGACCGAAGGCTTTATCCGTTCACTGCTCATCGGCCACAACTTGGCTGCGGGAGTGGGCGAAATGACCGATGCCATTCGCCGTCGCTTTTTCGGCCTGGTGCAGAAAGCGCTCATTGTTGCCCTAAAGGATGCTCATAATAAATATATGATGGTGAAAAAACAGCAGTTGCATCTTGGTGGTTGA
- a CDS encoding NAD(P)H-dependent amine dehydrogenase family protein, translated as MAEKLRIAQMGLGPIGNKVTQYLAERPSLEIVGAIDTDPAKVGQDVGVLAGLAPLGVTVTADIDAVLGGGRADVVVLTTASSLAKVHDQLLRILPYGVSVVSSCEELSYPWQTQPELAASIDRAAKKSNAAVLATGVNPGFLMDFLPAAMTGVCRKVRKVTVERIQDATFRRIPFQKKIGAGLTVEEFYKKVEEGTLRHVGLTESMHLIAARLGWQLDKTEDIITPIIAERRVTTDSMVIEPGNVLGVQQLGRGVMGGEEVISLIFRAAIGEPGARDRIVIDGEPAIDSCINGGVNGDVATCAILVNAIPVVAKARPGLRTMADIEPITCW; from the coding sequence ATGGCGGAAAAACTGAGAATCGCGCAGATGGGGCTAGGTCCGATTGGTAACAAGGTGACGCAGTATTTGGCAGAGCGACCTAGCCTTGAAATTGTCGGGGCTATTGACACCGACCCGGCCAAGGTGGGACAAGACGTCGGCGTATTGGCCGGTCTGGCGCCGCTTGGCGTCACCGTAACGGCTGATATCGATGCGGTGCTGGGGGGCGGCAGGGCCGATGTTGTCGTGCTGACGACTGCGTCCAGCCTGGCGAAAGTTCACGATCAGCTTCTCCGGATCTTGCCTTACGGCGTGAGTGTTGTTTCTTCCTGCGAGGAACTTAGTTATCCCTGGCAAACCCAGCCTGAACTGGCGGCCAGCATTGACCGGGCCGCTAAAAAGAGCAATGCGGCGGTACTCGCGACCGGCGTCAATCCCGGATTTCTCATGGATTTTTTGCCGGCGGCCATGACCGGCGTATGCCGCAAGGTGCGCAAGGTAACGGTCGAGCGCATTCAGGACGCCACGTTCCGGCGCATTCCGTTCCAAAAGAAAATCGGCGCCGGGCTTACGGTAGAAGAGTTTTATAAGAAGGTGGAGGAAGGCACCCTGCGGCATGTGGGCCTAACCGAGTCGATGCACTTGATTGCTGCCCGTTTAGGCTGGCAGCTTGATAAAACCGAAGATATTATCACGCCCATTATCGCCGAGCGGCGGGTAACAACCGACAGTATGGTCATTGAGCCCGGCAATGTTCTCGGCGTGCAGCAGTTAGGCCGCGGCGTCATGGGCGGGGAAGAGGTCATTTCCCTTATCTTCCGCGCCGCGATCGGTGAGCCCGGTGCGCGCGACCGTATTGTCATTGACGGCGAGCCGGCGATTGATAGTTGCATCAATGGCGGCGTTAATGGCGACGTAGCCACCTGCGCCATTCTTGTCAACGCCATTCCGGTGGTCGCCAAAGCCCGGCCGGGCCTCAGAACAATGGCCGATATCGAGCCGATTACTTGCTGGTAA
- the larC gene encoding nickel pincer cofactor biosynthesis protein LarC, producing MKAIYLDCFSGISGNMMIGALLDAGLPIEHLQTELAKLDISGYKLINKDIVKKGIRARYFNVEFRQWFQPSRNFGDIQKIIKKSSLATSIKEQAEAIFARLAEAEAKVHGTSVDKVHFHEVGAIDSIIDVVGTVIGLEYLGIKHVFASALHVGSGYVKCDHGLMPVPAPATAELLQGIPFYSDKIKGELVTPTGAALVASLVQEFGTLPVYMKTERVAYGAGSMDLDIPNVLRVYVGTVQMLAQGQKAKLVETNIDDLNPQLYGYVMERLFAVGAYDVYLTPVNMKKNRPGTKLTVITAADKLNEIIRIILTETSTLGVRVFECDSFHVAREIVKVDTPWGEVRVKIGKMDEQIINVAPEYEDCRMIAEKHNIPLKAIHAYVLGRCKMFTDELL from the coding sequence GTGAAAGCCATCTATCTTGACTGTTTCTCCGGCATTAGTGGTAACATGATGATTGGCGCCCTGCTTGATGCCGGATTACCAATCGAGCATTTGCAGACAGAGTTAGCAAAATTAGATATTTCTGGCTATAAGCTAATTAATAAAGATATAGTCAAGAAGGGTATAAGGGCTCGATACTTCAATGTGGAATTTCGTCAATGGTTTCAACCTTCGCGTAATTTTGGCGATATTCAGAAAATCATTAAAAAAAGTAGCTTAGCTACATCGATAAAGGAACAGGCAGAGGCGATTTTTGCTCGTTTAGCTGAGGCTGAAGCCAAAGTTCATGGCACTTCGGTTGATAAGGTGCATTTCCACGAAGTGGGAGCAATAGATTCGATAATTGATGTTGTAGGCACAGTTATTGGTCTTGAATATCTTGGAATTAAACATGTGTTTGCTTCGGCATTACATGTTGGTTCTGGCTATGTAAAGTGCGATCATGGATTAATGCCTGTCCCAGCACCTGCCACCGCTGAACTTCTCCAAGGAATTCCGTTTTATAGTGATAAAATCAAAGGCGAATTGGTCACGCCTACTGGAGCGGCTTTAGTTGCTAGCTTAGTCCAGGAATTTGGTACGTTGCCAGTATATATGAAAACAGAGCGTGTTGCGTATGGCGCGGGGAGCATGGATCTCGATATTCCCAACGTGCTGCGTGTCTATGTTGGTACAGTCCAGATGCTAGCGCAAGGGCAAAAGGCAAAGTTAGTGGAGACAAATATAGATGATCTTAACCCGCAGCTTTATGGCTATGTCATGGAGCGGTTGTTTGCCGTTGGGGCCTACGATGTATACCTTACGCCCGTAAACATGAAGAAGAACCGGCCAGGGACTAAGCTAACAGTGATAACAGCGGCTGATAAGTTGAATGAAATTATTCGCATAATTTTAACAGAAACTAGCACCCTGGGAGTTCGTGTTTTTGAGTGTGATTCATTTCATGTTGCACGGGAAATAGTTAAAGTTGATACGCCCTGGGGAGAGGTGCGCGTAAAAATCGGCAAAATGGATGAGCAAATAATTAATGTAGCTCCCGAATATGAGGATTGCCGTATGATTGCCGAAAAGCATAATATCCCTCTAAAAGCTATTCATGCTTATGTGTTAGGAAGATGCAAAATGTTCACCGACGAGTTGTTATAG
- a CDS encoding IclR family transcriptional regulator: MLSESNSGRQIQSVARAVKILEHLAASGNEDSLSNISRAIGLSKSTTHSLISTLEQLGYVHQDQSTGRYSLGMKLFELGQVVYSSMDIRRLTIPHLRKLVEKYGETAHIAVLSKGEVIYIDKVDSPHSIRIASQIGGRNPAYCTGVGKVLLAWLSDTELEKVMAGRVLHKFTSNTITSYEQLKQHLLEIRQCGYALDKEEFEIGLTCVAAPIKNHRGLVIAAFSISGPTMRMNEKLNMIIRDVVEMSRTISAEFGCKE, translated from the coding sequence ATGCTGTCAGAAAGTAACTCTGGTCGCCAGATTCAATCTGTGGCTAGAGCGGTTAAAATACTTGAACATCTAGCTGCGTCCGGTAATGAAGACAGTCTTAGTAATATTAGCCGTGCCATCGGTCTTAGTAAAAGCACTACGCATAGTCTAATTTCTACACTGGAACAACTGGGGTATGTGCACCAAGATCAGTCGACAGGCCGATATTCTTTAGGGATGAAGCTTTTTGAATTAGGACAAGTCGTTTATTCGAGTATGGATATTCGAAGACTTACAATTCCTCATCTCCGGAAGCTTGTGGAAAAATATGGCGAAACGGCGCATATAGCCGTATTATCCAAAGGAGAAGTAATATATATTGACAAAGTGGATAGTCCACATTCAATTCGTATTGCATCACAAATTGGTGGGCGTAACCCGGCTTATTGTACTGGCGTAGGTAAAGTGTTGCTTGCCTGGCTAAGCGATACTGAGCTTGAAAAAGTGATGGCCGGACGGGTTTTGCATAAATTTACTTCCAATACCATTACCAGTTATGAACAATTAAAACAACATTTGCTTGAAATTCGCCAGTGTGGCTATGCCTTAGATAAAGAAGAATTTGAAATTGGTCTCACTTGCGTAGCGGCGCCAATTAAAAATCACCGGGGACTGGTTATTGCTGCTTTTAGTATTTCGGGGCCGACGATGCGGATGAACGAAAAATTAAATATGATTATTCGCGATGTGGTAGAAATGTCCCGCACTATTTCGGCTGAATTTGGTTGCAAAGAATAA
- a CDS encoding 4Fe-4S binding protein produces the protein MKLVSLKPVVDKDKCIGCGVCSKVCPAETITIKERKAEIDLNNCRGCGACNQRCPVYAITMEKLEKPYTVKVDITDLDYNEISALCTKAKLNPEQIICYCTATRAEEVAGAILKGAKTPEEISRQTGIRMGCKVECIQPVLRLLKAAGITPERPSGYQWYGLTPTVWDIPEEVKAKYNSRGFYFDEDIKLLDKVVEAKPSGRDSE, from the coding sequence GTGAAACTTGTATCCCTGAAACCTGTTGTGGACAAGGACAAATGTATTGGCTGCGGCGTTTGTTCCAAAGTTTGCCCTGCTGAAACAATTACGATTAAAGAGCGCAAAGCAGAAATTGACCTTAATAATTGTCGTGGTTGCGGCGCATGCAATCAACGGTGTCCCGTTTATGCGATTACCATGGAAAAACTGGAAAAACCGTACACGGTGAAGGTGGATATTACCGATCTTGATTATAACGAGATTTCTGCTCTGTGTACCAAAGCTAAACTTAATCCAGAGCAAATTATTTGTTACTGTACGGCAACCAGGGCGGAGGAAGTAGCCGGCGCTATCCTCAAAGGGGCTAAGACACCGGAGGAGATTTCCCGCCAGACCGGCATCCGCATGGGTTGCAAAGTGGAATGCATTCAGCCAGTACTTCGACTGCTCAAGGCAGCCGGCATTACGCCTGAGCGCCCGTCCGGCTACCAGTGGTATGGTCTTACGCCAACCGTTTGGGATATTCCGGAAGAAGTTAAAGCCAAGTACAATAGTCGCGGCTTCTACTTCGATGAAGATATAAAACTTTTGGACAAAGTCGTTGAAGCTAAACCGAGCGGGAGGGATTCCGAATGA